Within the Burkholderia sp. NRF60-BP8 genome, the region CGCGTCGACCTGCGGCGGCAGTTCGACCCACAGCACATATCCGCCCTGCGGCTGCGACAGCCGCGTGCCTTCCGGGAAGAAACGCCGCACCATCGCACTCATCAGGCTCGCCTGCTGCGCATACTGCTTGCGCATGCGCCGCAAGTGAAAATCGTAGCCGTCGTATTTCAGGTATTCGGCGATCGCGAGTTGCTCGATCGCGGGCGTCGCGAGCGTGTTCAGGAATTTCAGCTTCTCGACCTGGTCGCGATAACGGCCCGGCATCGCCCAGCCGATCCGGTAGCGCGGCGACAGGCTCTTCGTGAACGACGCGCAATGCAGCACCAGTCCGTCGCGATCGAACGACTTCAGCGCGCTCGGCGCCGTGTCGCCGAAGTGCAGCTCGTGATAGACGTCGCTCTCGATCGCCGGCACGCCGTGCTTCGCGAGCAGTTCGACCAGCGCGCGCTTGCGCGCATCGGGCATCTGGAAGCCGAGCGGATTCTGGAAATTCGGCATCACCATGCATGCGGCGACGGGCTCGCGCGCGAGGACCCGCTCGAGCGCGTCGAGATCGATGCCGTCGCCCGGGTGCGTCGCGATTTCGAGCGCGCGCATGCCCATCCGCTCGATCGCGTGCAGCATCGCGTAGAACGTCGGCGACTCCACCGCGATCGTGTCGCCCGGTTTCGCCACCGCCTGCAGGCACAGGTTGATCGCCTCGGTCGCGCCGATCGTCATCACGATCTCGCCCGGCTCGACCGCGACCCCGCGCTCCGCATAGCGCCGCGCGATCTGGCGAATCAGCTCCTGATTGCCGGGCGGCAGGTCGTCGATCACGCCCCAGCGCGTGCGCCGCCGCCCGATCGTCTGCGCATAGCGCGCGAGGCGCTGCACCGGAAACTGCGACGCGTCCGGATACGGCGAACCGAGCGGCACCGCGTCGTCGCGCGCGATCGAGCGCAGCGTCGACAGCACGAGCCGGCTCACGTCCACGGCCGACGGCTCGGCGGCCGGCGCTGAGACATGCAGCTCGGCCTCGGCCGGCGCCGCCGCGCGCGCCCGCACGAAGTAGCCCGACTGCGGCCGGCTTTCGATCAGGCCGCGGCTTTCCAGCACGAGGTACGCACGCAGCACGGTCGTGACGCTGAGCTGCTGCTGCCGGCTCGCGTGCCGCACCGACGGAATCCGCTCGCCGGGCCGGTACACGCCTCGCTCGATCTGCGCCTGGAGATCGTCGGCCAGTTGTTCGTAACGCTTCACGTGCCTCCTTTCAGCTTCCCTTCAGCAACACAGTTGCGATCCGCATGGTATGGATGGCCGAAACTGTACTCTTTTTTGAAGTGAACAGGTGTACACACAGCGGCACGGGCGCCGCGCGTACTCTGCACGCATCGACCCCGACACCCGCATCATGAAAAAGAAATCCGCCACCGCGCGCATCGAACCGTATACCCACCCGGCCGCCGGCTGGGGCGCGCTGAAAGCCGTCACGATCAACCTGATCAAGGAAAAGGTCGCCGGCGGCAACTACCGCACGCTGCTGCGCCAGAACCAGCCGGACGGCTTCGACTGCCCGGGCTGTGCGTGGCCCGACCGCCAGCACGCATCGACGTTCGAATTCTGCGAGAACGGCGTGAAGGCCGTGGCCGCGGAGGCGACGAGCAAGCGCGTGACGCCGGACTTCTTCGCCGCGCACACGGTGACCGAACTGCTCGAACAGTCGGATTTCGAGCTCGAACAGCACGGGCGGCTCACCGACCCGATGGTGTACGACGCGCAGACCGACCGCTACGTGCCGATCGCGTGGGACGACGCGTTCGAGCTGATCGCGCGCCACCTGCGCGCGCTGCCGGACCCGAACCAGGCCGCGTTCTACACGTCCGGCCGCGCCAGCAACGAGGCCGCGTTCCTGTACCAGCTGTTCGTGCGGCGGTACGGCACGAACAACTTCCCCGACTGCTCGAACATGTGCCACGAGGCGACGAGCCGCGGGCTGCCGGCGTCGGTCGGCGTCGGCAAGGGCACCGTTACGCTCGACGATTTCGAGCATGCCGACACGCTGCTGATCTTCGGCCAGAACCCCGCGACCAACCATCCGCGGATGATGGGCGAGCTGCGCGAGTGCGCGAAGCGCGGCGCGACGATCGTGTCGATCAACCCGCTGAAGGAGCGCGGGCTCGAACGCTTCGCCGATCCGCAAAGCCCGCTCGAGATGCTGACGATGTCGGGCACGAAGATCGCATCGACGTTCATCCAGCCGACGATCGGCGGCGATTTCGCGCTGATCAAGGGGATGGCCAAGCGCGTGCTCGAACTCGACGACGCCGCGCGCGCCGCCGGTGCGCCGCGCGTCGTCGACACCGCGTTCATCGGCGAGCACACGGCCGGGTTCGACGCGTTCGCCGACGATCTGCGCGCCGAGCGCTGGTCCGCGCTGACGGCCGAAAGCGGCGTGCCGTACGAGCAGATCGACGCGCTCGCGCAGCGCTATGCACGCAGCGAACGCGTGATCGCGACGTGGGGCATGGGCATCACGCAGCACAAGCATTCGGTCGCGACGGTGCAGATGCTGACGAACCTGATGCTGATGCGCGGCAACATCGGCCGCCCCGGCGCCGGCCTGTGCCCGGTGCGCGGCCATTCGAACGTGCAGGGCAACCGCACGGTCGGCATCGAGGAAAAGCCGTCGCAGGCGTTCCTCGACCGGCTCGGCCACGTGTTCGATTTCGAACCGCCGCGCCATCACGGCTACGACGTCGTCGAGACGATCGAAGGGATGCTCGACGGCCGTGTGAAGGTACTGATCGGTCTGGGCGGCAATTTCGCGATGGCGACGCCCGACACGCCGCGCACGTGGGAAGGCATGCGGCGCTGCGCACTGTCCGTGCACATCACGACGAAGCTGAACCGCAGCCACCTGATCCACGGCCGCGACGCGCTGATCCTGCCGACGCTCGGTCGCACCGAGATCGACCTGCAGGACGACGTCGCGCAAGGCGTGACGGTCGAGGATTCGATGAGCATGGTCCACGTGTCGTACGGGATGAACAAGCCGGCCTCGCCGAACCTGATGTCGGAGCCCGCGATCGTCGCGCACATGGGCCACGCGCTGTTCGGCAGCGGCACGATCGACTGGCTCGCGTACAAGAACGACTATGCGAAGATCCGCGACGCGATCGAGGCGACCGTCGACGGCTTCTACGACTACAACGCACGCATCGCACGGCCCGGCGGCTTCCACCTGCGCGTCGCATCGCGCGACCGCGAATGGCTGACACCGACGGCCAGGGCGAACTTCATCGCGCACGCGCTGCCGACCGACACGCCGATCCAGCGCGCCCGCGCGCTGCACGGCGACCGGCTGATGACGCTGATGACGACGCGCTCGCACGACCAGTACAACACGACCGTCTACGGGCTCGACGACCGCTATCGCGGCGTGTTCGGCCAGCGCCGCGTGGTGTTCGTCAACCGCGACGATCTCGCGATGCTCGGCCTGAAGGCCGGCGAATGGGTCGACATGGAAACCGTGTGGCACGACGGCATCGAGCGGCGCGCGGACGGCTTCCTGCTCGTCGAGTACGACATTCCGCGCGGCTGCATCGGCGCGTACTACCCGGAAACCAACCCGCTCGTGCCGCTCGACAGCGTCGGCGACGTGTGCAACACGCCGACGTCGAAATCGGTGCCCGTGCTGCTGCATCGCGCGGCGGCGCCCGCCTCGATCGCCGCCTGACGGAGCGCGACGATGATCGTTCGTCCGCGCGAGCACTGGCTGCGGATGCTGCTCGTCTGGAACGGCTCGGTGCTGCCGACCATCCTGCCGCAGCTCGTGCTGACGCTCGCGATCAGCGTCGTCGCGGTCTGGGGCGGCGGCCGCGTGCTCGGCGAGAAGGTGCCGCTGAACCCGACGCCGTTCACGCTGATCGGCCTGACGCTCGCGATCTTCGCCGGGTTTCGCAACAACGCCAGCTACGAACGCTATCGCGAAGGCCGGCAGCTGTGGGGCGGCGTGCTGACCGCCACGCGCACGCTGGTGTCGCAGGCGCTCTGCTACGGCGCGCTCGACCGCGACGACGCCTCGCGCCGCGCGTTCGTGCGCACGGTCGTCGCGTTCGTCTACGCGCTCAAGCACCAACTGCGCGGCACCGATCCGGCCGCGGACCTGCGCGCGCTGCTCGACGGCGCCACCTACGCGCGCGTCGCCGCTTCCCGGTTTCGCCCGATCGTCATCGTGCACGCGCTGCGCGAAGCGTTCGCCGCGCGCGCCGATGCGGGCCATCTCGCCGACACGCGCCTGTGGATGCTCGATGCGCGCCTCGACGATCTCGTCGCGATGGTGAGCGGCTGCGAGCGCATCGCGTCGACGCCGATTCCGTTTTCATACGACGTGCTGCTGCACCGGACCATCTACGCGTATTGCGTGTTGTTGCCGTTCGGTCTCGTCGATTCGATCGGTGTGGCGACACCTTTTGTGACAGTTTTCGTCGCCTATACGCTGATCGCGCTCGACGCCATCGCGCATGCGATCGCCGAACCGTTCGGCGACGGCCCGAATCATCTCGCGCTCGATGCGATGACGCGGCAGATCGAGCGCACGCTGCTCGAACTGAACCGCGAGCCGCTGCCGGCCGAGGTGACGCCCGGCCCGGCCTACCGCCTCACCTGAGCGGCCATCCTGTTCGATCGCTGCGGCCGCGCAGGAAATCGCCATGCGCGGCGGCCGCATCCGCGATCCGCCGCAGCAGGACCACGCCGTGCAGCAACGCATGCGCGTCGTCGCCGTCGCGCGCGGCCACGCGTCGTCGCAACAGGCCGGCCGCGGCGTCGCACGTCTGCTCGAGTCGCGCGAAATCCGCCCGTGCGACGCGCCCACGCACCGCCGCCGCCGCGCGGCGCGCGGCCGGCTCGCGCGTGGCCAGTTCGGCGAGCGACAGCAGGCTGTCGCCGATTCCCCAGATCGCGAGCAGATCGCGCATGTCGTGCTCGATCCGTGTCTGCGGCACGCTACCCGCGAATCCGAGCTCGCGTGCAAGACGGTCGGCCGTGCGGCTCAGCCACGCGCTCGCCGACCACGCCCGCGGCTCGCGCGCGAGCCGCGCCAGATCGCGGCGCACCGCGCGATGCAGCCGCCGCCGGCTCGTGCCCGGATCGCCGGGAAACACCAGCGCGAATACCAAAGCGCCGAACGCGATGCCGAGCAGCGTCGCGAGCGCGCTGTTCAGAAACGCGGCGTCGCCGATCCGCGTCGTGTTGTTCGGCGACGTGAAATTCCAGAAGAAGATCGAGAACGCGCTGCCCATCGCGGCCGTGCGCGGATGGCGTATCGCGAGGCCGGTGCCGATCAGGAACAACCACCAAAACCGCATAAATGCATGATTTCGTGTGGGAAAAATGAGCTTGATGGATGAATTTAGGACTACTGATTCAAACAATCTGCCACTAACAAAAACAAACACTTACAAGGCAGTTTTGGATTGCATCGGCCTAAATCATCAGCGACGGCGCCGATACATGATCGCTCCGCTAACCTGCATGGTGCTAGTAGCGAAGATGACGTTTGCAACTACATAGACGGTCGTGGGAGACGATACGTTCACACGCGTCAGAGGGCATGACGTATTAACAGCCGTGCCAGCCGCTGCGCTAACGCCTACCGGGCCATTCGCATTGTTCACTCCTGTAGCGAACGTCCCGAATGTCGCTGATGTCGTGCTGATGCCGCACTGATATGTCGAGGTTGTCGTCGTGCCGGCAGGATTGGTCGTAATGGCGCCCCACACATCCCAGTCCCCAGCTGGAAGAGACACGCTCGTTGCGTTGAACACAACGCCGCTCGTGATTGACGTGTTTTGCGTAGATGCAATCCCGAATTCGCCTACACTCCCTGAATTTGCGTTATCGGCCAGTGTCGTACCTACGATGCCGGCAGTCGTTGATGGGGTAATAGTCGACGTAGCCGAAACAGTTGTAAATGCTCCGGTTGACCTGAC harbors:
- a CDS encoding bestrophin family protein, with the translated sequence MIVRPREHWLRMLLVWNGSVLPTILPQLVLTLAISVVAVWGGGRVLGEKVPLNPTPFTLIGLTLAIFAGFRNNASYERYREGRQLWGGVLTATRTLVSQALCYGALDRDDASRRAFVRTVVAFVYALKHQLRGTDPAADLRALLDGATYARVAASRFRPIVIVHALREAFAARADAGHLADTRLWMLDARLDDLVAMVSGCERIASTPIPFSYDVLLHRTIYAYCVLLPFGLVDSIGVATPFVTVFVAYTLIALDAIAHAIAEPFGDGPNHLALDAMTRQIERTLLELNREPLPAEVTPGPAYRLT
- a CDS encoding FdhF/YdeP family oxidoreductase, which codes for MKKKSATARIEPYTHPAAGWGALKAVTINLIKEKVAGGNYRTLLRQNQPDGFDCPGCAWPDRQHASTFEFCENGVKAVAAEATSKRVTPDFFAAHTVTELLEQSDFELEQHGRLTDPMVYDAQTDRYVPIAWDDAFELIARHLRALPDPNQAAFYTSGRASNEAAFLYQLFVRRYGTNNFPDCSNMCHEATSRGLPASVGVGKGTVTLDDFEHADTLLIFGQNPATNHPRMMGELRECAKRGATIVSINPLKERGLERFADPQSPLEMLTMSGTKIASTFIQPTIGGDFALIKGMAKRVLELDDAARAAGAPRVVDTAFIGEHTAGFDAFADDLRAERWSALTAESGVPYEQIDALAQRYARSERVIATWGMGITQHKHSVATVQMLTNLMLMRGNIGRPGAGLCPVRGHSNVQGNRTVGIEEKPSQAFLDRLGHVFDFEPPRHHGYDVVETIEGMLDGRVKVLIGLGGNFAMATPDTPRTWEGMRRCALSVHITTKLNRSHLIHGRDALILPTLGRTEIDLQDDVAQGVTVEDSMSMVHVSYGMNKPASPNLMSEPAIVAHMGHALFGSGTIDWLAYKNDYAKIRDAIEATVDGFYDYNARIARPGGFHLRVASRDREWLTPTARANFIAHALPTDTPIQRARALHGDRLMTLMTTRSHDQYNTTVYGLDDRYRGVFGQRRVVFVNRDDLAMLGLKAGEWVDMETVWHDGIERRADGFLLVEYDIPRGCIGAYYPETNPLVPLDSVGDVCNTPTSKSVPVLLHRAAAPASIAA
- a CDS encoding aminotransferase-like domain-containing protein codes for the protein MKRYEQLADDLQAQIERGVYRPGERIPSVRHASRQQQLSVTTVLRAYLVLESRGLIESRPQSGYFVRARAAAPAEAELHVSAPAAEPSAVDVSRLVLSTLRSIARDDAVPLGSPYPDASQFPVQRLARYAQTIGRRRTRWGVIDDLPPGNQELIRQIARRYAERGVAVEPGEIVMTIGATEAINLCLQAVAKPGDTIAVESPTFYAMLHAIERMGMRALEIATHPGDGIDLDALERVLAREPVAACMVMPNFQNPLGFQMPDARKRALVELLAKHGVPAIESDVYHELHFGDTAPSALKSFDRDGLVLHCASFTKSLSPRYRIGWAMPGRYRDQVEKLKFLNTLATPAIEQLAIAEYLKYDGYDFHLRRMRKQYAQQASLMSAMVRRFFPEGTRLSQPQGGYVLWVELPPQVDAMKLYTLALAQRITVGPGHMFSAGTDYRHFIRLNYSYPWSRQIEDALKVLGRLASECAAR